A window of Leptotrichia wadei contains these coding sequences:
- a CDS encoding tetratricopeptide repeat protein, translating into MKKNGMDKLFDKYMKKIQSGDTKAMNEIALIFQNNYEDENAEKWFLKAIEAGDYSYANNLGYLYASRHDFENAEKYYQIAIKNNDYDALNNLAILCEQYGKIEEAEKYYLESVEKNCEGAEKNLLMFYDSTNQTEKAKDLYLHLAWKNDIDAMNRLGMIFGNEGNFKESEKWFLKAAALGDEHAKNNLKILKENVKK; encoded by the coding sequence ATGAAGAAAAATGGAATGGATAAGTTATTTGACAAATATATGAAGAAAATTCAGTCTGGAGATACAAAGGCTATGAATGAAATTGCCCTTATTTTTCAAAATAACTATGAAGATGAAAATGCAGAAAAATGGTTTTTGAAGGCTATTGAAGCTGGAGATTATTCGTATGCCAATAATTTAGGATATTTATATGCCAGTCGTCATGATTTTGAAAATGCAGAAAAGTATTATCAGATTGCAATTAAAAATAATGATTATGATGCTTTAAATAATTTAGCAATTTTGTGTGAGCAATATGGAAAAATTGAAGAGGCGGAAAAATATTATTTAGAGTCAGTTGAGAAAAATTGTGAAGGTGCAGAAAAAAATTTACTTATGTTTTATGATAGTACTAATCAAACTGAAAAAGCAAAAGATCTTTATTTACATTTAGCTTGGAAAAATGATATTGATGCGATGAATCGGTTAGGAATGATTTTTGGAAATGAAGGGAATTTTAAGGAATCTGAAAAATGGTTTTTAAAGGCTGCAGCATTGGGAGATGAACATGCCAAGAATAATTTAAAAATATTAAAAGAAAACGTAAAAAAGTAA
- a CDS encoding potassium channel family protein produces the protein MAGYLVIGAGKFGRSIAKTLYNHNETVLVIDKNEELTQQIIDDGIVGEAVSFDVTEENSLKKVVSSDDFEVAFICIEGSLQTSALVTVMLKELGIKTIICKAITKIEGKILEKIGARKVVFPDESVGRELAFEFLKPDVTEHLKFSEKYRIFEFKAPKKIIGKSLVELGLRKKYEMNVIGIKRKGEELRISLSPDEKILENDMLLVVVNVEKMIQFNKEYLDN, from the coding sequence ATGGCAGGATATTTAGTTATAGGAGCGGGAAAATTTGGAAGAAGTATTGCAAAGACGCTTTATAATCACAACGAAACTGTGCTTGTAATCGATAAAAATGAAGAACTTACACAGCAGATAATAGATGACGGAATTGTTGGAGAAGCGGTTTCTTTTGATGTAACAGAAGAAAATTCTCTAAAAAAAGTGGTGAGCAGTGATGATTTTGAAGTGGCTTTTATTTGCATTGAAGGAAGTTTGCAAACAAGCGCATTAGTTACAGTTATGTTAAAGGAGCTGGGAATAAAAACAATTATTTGTAAAGCTATTACAAAAATTGAAGGAAAAATTTTAGAAAAAATTGGAGCAAGAAAAGTTGTATTTCCTGATGAAAGTGTTGGAAGAGAATTGGCTTTTGAATTTTTAAAACCAGATGTGACAGAGCATTTGAAATTTTCTGAAAAATATAGGATTTTTGAATTTAAAGCGCCAAAAAAAATTATAGGAAAAAGTCTTGTTGAGTTAGGTTTGAGAAAAAAATATGAAATGAACGTAATAGGGATAAAAAGAAAAGGTGAAGAACTTAGAATATCACTTTCACCAGACGAAAAAATTTTAGAAAATGACATGCTTTTAGTTGTTGTAAATGTTGAAAAAATGATACAGTTTAATAAGGAGTATCTGGATAATTAA
- a CDS encoding TrkH family potassium uptake protein codes for MFLKNKSFSPYMTILLSFMVVTILGGILLSLPISMRYGKSVKLIDGFFIATSAICVTGLSSIDIGSVYNIFGQMVILVLIQLGGLGVITFTSVIIIMISKKIGYYTKKIVQEDINIDTTFKIEEYVKKVILSVIVIEFIGTVILFFEFIKKFGFLKAVYYSFFHSVSAFCNAGFSLFSDNLYGFKNSFIINMTIPLLIFLGGIGFSTILNCYNVLRKKEKRLTSTTKLSIKISIFLVIIGMIAMFILEYSNKSTIGNLSFGQKLEASFFQSVTTRTAGFNTISILGLKRSTSLLFVILMFIGASPGSTGGGIKTTTIGLIILGTLATLKNKDTIEYDKRSVSWRIYSKAITVLFISLIYMTICVFLLILFERNKNLLDLVFEVFSAFGTVGLSRNLTPSLADISKFILIVTMFVGRVGPLTIALALSKSNLKKGRYTYPQENILIG; via the coding sequence ATGTTTTTAAAAAATAAATCTTTTTCGCCATATATGACAATATTGCTCTCATTTATGGTAGTTACAATTTTAGGTGGGATTTTGTTGTCTTTGCCAATTTCTATGAGGTATGGTAAAAGTGTGAAATTGATTGACGGATTTTTTATAGCAACTTCAGCTATTTGTGTGACAGGGCTTTCCAGTATTGATATAGGCAGCGTTTATAATATTTTTGGGCAAATGGTGATTTTAGTATTAATCCAGCTTGGAGGGCTTGGAGTTATAACATTCACCTCAGTTATAATCATTATGATTTCCAAAAAAATTGGGTATTACACGAAAAAAATCGTTCAGGAAGATATAAATATTGACACGACTTTTAAAATCGAAGAATATGTGAAAAAAGTTATTTTGTCTGTAATTGTCATTGAATTTATCGGAACTGTTATTTTATTTTTTGAATTTATAAAAAAATTTGGTTTTTTAAAAGCAGTTTATTATTCTTTCTTTCATTCTGTTTCGGCTTTCTGTAATGCGGGATTTTCACTATTTTCAGATAATTTATACGGATTTAAAAATAGTTTTATAATAAATATGACGATTCCGCTTCTGATATTTTTGGGTGGAATTGGATTTTCAACGATTTTAAATTGTTATAATGTTTTGCGGAAAAAAGAAAAAAGATTGACTTCAACAACTAAATTAAGTATTAAAATATCTATTTTCTTAGTAATAATAGGAATGATTGCGATGTTTATTTTGGAATATTCCAATAAAAGTACAATTGGAAATTTATCTTTTGGACAAAAATTGGAAGCATCATTTTTTCAAAGTGTAACGACGAGAACAGCAGGATTTAATACAATTTCAATTTTGGGTCTAAAGAGGTCAACTTCACTATTATTTGTTATTCTTATGTTTATTGGAGCTTCCCCTGGATCAACTGGTGGCGGAATAAAGACTACAACAATTGGACTTATAATTTTAGGAACTTTAGCGACATTAAAAAATAAAGATACAATTGAATATGATAAAAGAAGCGTAAGCTGGAGGATATACAGTAAAGCAATAACTGTACTATTCATTTCACTTATTTATATGACAATTTGTGTATTTTTATTGATTTTATTTGAAAGGAATAAGAATCTTTTGGATTTGGTTTTTGAAGTGTTTTCAGCGTTTGGAACTGTCGGACTTTCAAGAAATTTGACTCCAAGCCTTGCGGACATTTCAAAATTTATACTTATAGTTACGATGTTTGTTGGAAGAGTTGGTCCACTTACAATTGCTTTGGCATTATCAAAGTCAAATTTAAAAAAAGGACGTTACACTTATCCACAGGAAAATATTTTAATAGGATAA
- a CDS encoding GntR family transcriptional regulator translates to MTKYEKVYYDIKHKIKNGIIKPGDFLKKEDDLAKDYNFSKLTVRKALSMLEAEGFIQKVKGKKSIVLEKKNLENISLTSIQTVQELNKLQNINLETDLISLYIVQGNKKLMKEFQVSESADFYKVVRTNSLNGEVLNYSTSFFDRRIVPFLNEEIAKKSIYEYLEKDLKLKIGYSRRDINFRKITPEEQKYLKLKDINMVVVIETHAYLSNGTLFQYETIIHHPEKFTFTAIAKR, encoded by the coding sequence ATGACTAAATATGAAAAAGTATATTATGATATAAAACACAAAATTAAAAATGGTATTATTAAACCAGGAGATTTTTTAAAAAAAGAAGATGACTTGGCAAAAGATTATAATTTTTCCAAACTTACTGTAAGAAAAGCTCTTTCTATGCTGGAAGCTGAAGGTTTTATTCAAAAAGTGAAGGGGAAAAAATCAATTGTACTGGAGAAAAAAAATTTAGAAAATATTTCTCTGACTTCAATTCAAACTGTGCAGGAACTAAATAAACTTCAAAATATTAATCTTGAAACTGACTTAATCAGCTTATATATTGTTCAAGGGAACAAAAAATTAATGAAAGAATTTCAAGTTTCTGAAAGTGCCGATTTCTACAAAGTAGTCCGTACAAATTCCTTAAATGGGGAAGTCTTAAATTATTCCACAAGTTTTTTTGACAGAAGAATTGTGCCATTCTTGAATGAAGAGATTGCCAAAAAGTCAATATATGAATATTTGGAAAAGGATTTAAAATTAAAGATTGGATACTCTCGAAGAGATATTAATTTCAGAAAGATTACGCCAGAAGAACAGAAATATCTCAAATTAAAAGATATAAATATGGTTGTTGTCATCGAAACTCACGCCTATTTGTCAAACGGAACTCTTTTTCAGTATGAAACAATAATTCATCATCCTGAAAAATTTACTTTTACTGCTATTGCAAAAAGATAA
- a CDS encoding 6-phospho-alpha-glucosidase, protein MKKFSIVVAGGGSTFTPGIVLMLLENLDKFPIRQIKFYDNDAQRQEVIAKACDIIIKEKAPDINFVYTTDPETAFSDIDFVMAHIRVGKYAMREKDEKIPLRHGVLGQETCGPGGIAYGMRSIGGVIELVDFMEKYSPNAWMLNYSNPAAIVAEATRRLRPNSKILNICDMPIGIELRMAEMLGLKSRKEMVVRYFGLNHFGWWTDIRDKQGNDLMPALREKVAKVGYNVEIEGENTEASWNDTFTKAKDVFAVDPTTMPNTYLKYYLFPDYVVKHSNPNHTRANEVMEGREKFVFGECRAIAEKGTAKDSKLHVDDHASYIVDLARAIAYNTKERMLLIVENDGAISNFDPTAMVEVPCIVGSNGPEKIVQGKIPQFQKGLMEQQVSVEKLTVEAWIEGSYQKLWQAITLSRTVPSASVAKAILDDLIEANKDFWPVLK, encoded by the coding sequence ATGAAAAAATTTTCAATTGTAGTAGCTGGTGGAGGGAGTACATTTACTCCAGGGATTGTTTTGATGTTGTTAGAAAACTTGGATAAATTCCCGATTAGACAGATAAAATTTTATGATAATGATGCCCAAAGACAAGAAGTTATCGCAAAAGCATGTGATATTATAATAAAAGAAAAAGCACCTGATATTAACTTTGTTTATACAACAGATCCTGAAACTGCATTTAGTGACATAGACTTTGTTATGGCACATATAAGAGTTGGAAAATATGCAATGCGTGAAAAAGATGAAAAAATTCCTTTAAGACACGGAGTATTAGGACAAGAAACTTGTGGACCTGGAGGAATTGCTTACGGAATGCGTTCAATTGGTGGAGTTATTGAATTAGTCGACTTTATGGAAAAATATTCACCAAATGCTTGGATGTTAAACTATTCAAATCCTGCGGCAATTGTGGCAGAAGCAACTAGAAGACTACGTCCAAATTCTAAGATATTAAATATTTGTGATATGCCAATTGGAATTGAACTTAGAATGGCTGAAATGTTAGGATTAAAATCGAGAAAAGAAATGGTAGTGAGATATTTTGGATTGAATCATTTTGGATGGTGGACAGATATTAGAGATAAACAAGGAAATGATTTAATGCCTGCATTAAGAGAAAAAGTTGCAAAAGTTGGATATAATGTGGAAATTGAAGGTGAAAATACAGAAGCAAGCTGGAATGACACATTTACAAAAGCAAAAGATGTGTTTGCAGTTGATCCGACAACAATGCCAAATACTTATTTAAAATATTATTTATTCCCTGATTATGTAGTGAAACATTCAAATCCTAATCACACAAGAGCAAATGAAGTAATGGAAGGAAGAGAAAAATTTGTATTTGGAGAATGTAGAGCAATCGCTGAAAAAGGAACTGCAAAAGACAGTAAACTTCACGTAGATGATCACGCTTCATACATAGTTGACTTGGCAAGAGCAATAGCATACAATACTAAAGAAAGAATGCTGTTAATTGTAGAAAATGACGGAGCAATCTCAAACTTTGATCCAACTGCAATGGTTGAAGTACCTTGTATAGTAGGTTCAAACGGGCCTGAAAAAATTGTTCAAGGTAAAATCCCTCAATTCCAAAAAGGGCTTATGGAACAACAAGTTTCTGTTGAAAAATTGACAGTAGAAGCATGGATAGAAGGTTCATACCAAAAACTTTGGCAAGCAATCACATTGTCAAGAACTGTACCGAGTGCCTCTGTTGCAAAAGCAATATTAGATGATTTAATTGAAGCAAATAAAGACTTCTGGCCAGTATTGAAATAG
- a CDS encoding glycoside hydrolase family 13 protein → MDIKKLDKKWWKKEVGYQIYPRSFYDSNNDGIGDLNGITEKLDYLKDLGITLIWVCPIFKSPMDDNGYDISDYYDVNPEFGTKEDLERLISEAKKRGIKIILDLVINHTSDEHEWFLEALRNPESKYRNYYIFKRGENGLPPTNWRSHFGGSAWEKVEGEADENGNEMYYLHLFSKKQPDLNWENPEVREELYKMVNYWLEKGIAGFRVDAINSIKKNARYLDLPVDGADGFAYSIKYTLNQPGIEEFLGELAKKTFKKHNCMTVAETPLLEYERYNDFIGEDGFFSMIFDFSYSDLDMTKGGFYYSLRDIPTVELRNKIFESQLTQQKYGWGAPFLENHDLPRSLNKFFGKKANETNAKLLANVFFFLRGTPFIYQGQEIGMDNFVRNDISEFDDIASKDQYQRALGEGFSSEEALHFVNKRSRDNSRTPMQWDSSKNAGFSKDKDSKSWIKLTGSQAATNVADQINDKNSIFSHYKKMIDLRQNGKYSDCLTFGDFISVPLENEKIIAYVRKYKNQKVLCINNFSELKQEVKLSEIAKVLGEKEIKIGEILINNFKGLENNEVKVVLEEFQSLLVEIL, encoded by the coding sequence ATGGATATAAAAAAATTAGATAAAAAATGGTGGAAAAAAGAAGTTGGATATCAAATTTATCCAAGAAGTTTTTATGACAGTAATAACGATGGAATTGGGGATTTGAATGGGATTACAGAAAAGTTAGATTATTTGAAGGATTTAGGAATAACGCTTATTTGGGTTTGTCCGATATTTAAGTCGCCAATGGATGACAATGGGTATGATATTTCAGATTATTATGATGTGAATCCTGAATTTGGGACAAAGGAAGATTTGGAGAGATTGATTTCAGAGGCTAAAAAAAGAGGAATAAAAATAATTCTAGATTTGGTAATTAATCATACTTCTGATGAGCACGAGTGGTTTTTGGAAGCATTGAGAAATCCTGAAAGCAAGTACAGAAATTACTATATTTTCAAAAGAGGAGAAAACGGATTGCCACCAACAAACTGGAGAAGCCATTTTGGTGGTTCTGCTTGGGAAAAAGTTGAAGGTGAAGCTGATGAAAATGGGAATGAAATGTACTATTTACATTTATTCTCAAAAAAACAGCCTGACTTAAACTGGGAAAATCCTGAAGTCAGGGAAGAGCTTTATAAAATGGTAAATTATTGGCTTGAAAAGGGAATTGCTGGATTTAGAGTTGATGCAATTAATTCGATAAAAAAAAATGCAAGATATTTGGATTTGCCTGTTGATGGAGCGGATGGATTCGCCTACAGTATTAAATATACATTAAATCAACCTGGAATCGAGGAATTTTTGGGTGAATTAGCGAAAAAAACTTTTAAAAAGCATAATTGTATGACTGTGGCTGAAACGCCGTTGTTGGAGTATGAAAGATACAATGATTTTATTGGTGAAGATGGGTTCTTTTCGATGATTTTTGATTTTAGTTATTCTGATTTGGATATGACAAAAGGTGGATTTTACTATTCATTACGAGATATTCCAACTGTGGAATTGAGAAATAAGATTTTTGAAAGTCAGCTGACACAGCAAAAATACGGATGGGGAGCACCATTTTTGGAAAATCATGATTTACCAAGAAGTTTGAATAAATTTTTTGGTAAAAAAGCGAATGAAACAAATGCAAAATTGTTAGCAAATGTATTTTTCTTCTTGCGAGGAACACCGTTTATTTATCAAGGTCAAGAAATTGGAATGGATAATTTTGTGAGAAATGATATTTCTGAATTTGACGACATTGCAAGTAAAGATCAATATCAACGGGCTTTAGGAGAAGGATTTTCATCTGAAGAAGCGTTGCATTTTGTAAATAAACGAAGCCGTGACAATTCAAGAACGCCTATGCAATGGGATAGTAGCAAGAATGCTGGATTTTCAAAAGATAAAGACTCAAAATCGTGGATAAAATTAACAGGAAGTCAAGCTGCAACAAATGTAGCAGACCAAATAAATGACAAAAATTCAATTTTTTCACACTACAAAAAAATGATTGATTTGAGACAAAATGGTAAATATTCAGATTGCTTGACTTTTGGTGATTTCATCTCTGTTCCGTTGGAGAATGAAAAAATTATCGCTTATGTGAGAAAATATAAAAATCAAAAAGTTCTTTGTATTAATAATTTTTCTGAATTGAAACAAGAGGTTAAATTGAGTGAAATTGCGAAAGTTCTTGGAGAAAAAGAAATTAAAATTGGAGAGATTTTGATTAATAATTTTAAAGGACTTGAGAACAATGAGGTGAAAGTTGTTCTTGAAGAGTTTCAAAGTTTGTTAGTTGAAATTTTATAA
- a CDS encoding dicarboxylate/amino acid:cation symporter encodes MKKFGLTTRIMIGLALGVVFGMILSPFAANPFVKDVVIDSVLAFFGGMFINLMKVMIVPLVSISLAMGAASIGDVKKLRRIGTKVLGFYFATTAIAVAIGLFVAKITNVGKGMIHGNLPKGEYEIAQQSKLIDVLLDMIPKNIVNAMSEEKMLAIIIFFLLLGVAITALGDKVKNLKTLLEEANELVLKMVELIMQVAPLGVFALISKVVASTGIDVLVKLIGFVVVTLIAFVIHTGVYQIMLVGMAKMNPIKFFKNFLNVVSVAFSTSSSNATIPVNIETLSEKFGVSEEISSFTIPLGATVNMDGTAIMQGVAAVFIANLYNIHLGPTQYIGIILTAVLASVGTAGVPGAGMLMLSLVLKQAGLPLEGIGVVIGVDRIIDMFRTVVNITGDAVCTIVVAKSENEIREVNNNEFYD; translated from the coding sequence ATGAAAAAATTTGGCTTGACAACCAGAATTATGATTGGACTAGCACTCGGAGTTGTATTTGGAATGATTTTGAGTCCTTTTGCAGCTAATCCGTTTGTAAAAGATGTTGTTATTGATTCAGTTCTTGCGTTTTTTGGAGGAATGTTTATCAATCTTATGAAAGTTATGATTGTGCCGCTTGTTTCGATTTCTCTTGCAATGGGAGCAGCTTCCATTGGAGATGTAAAGAAACTTAGAAGAATTGGGACAAAAGTTTTAGGATTTTATTTTGCAACTACTGCGATTGCCGTAGCTATTGGACTATTTGTAGCAAAAATTACTAATGTTGGAAAAGGAATGATTCACGGAAATCTTCCAAAAGGAGAATATGAAATTGCTCAGCAGAGCAAACTTATTGACGTGTTGCTTGATATGATTCCGAAAAATATCGTAAATGCGATGTCAGAGGAAAAAATGCTTGCTATAATAATATTCTTTTTGCTTTTAGGAGTTGCAATTACTGCTTTAGGAGATAAAGTTAAAAATTTAAAAACTTTACTTGAAGAAGCAAATGAACTTGTGTTAAAAATGGTAGAACTTATAATGCAAGTTGCTCCACTTGGAGTTTTTGCACTGATTTCAAAAGTAGTTGCTTCAACAGGAATAGATGTGCTTGTTAAACTAATAGGATTTGTTGTCGTGACATTAATAGCTTTTGTAATTCACACAGGAGTTTATCAAATAATGCTTGTAGGTATGGCAAAAATGAATCCAATTAAGTTTTTCAAAAACTTTTTAAACGTTGTTTCAGTGGCATTTTCTACATCGAGCAGTAATGCGACAATTCCAGTAAATATTGAAACACTATCAGAAAAATTCGGTGTTTCAGAAGAAATTAGCTCATTTACAATTCCATTGGGAGCGACAGTAAATATGGATGGAACTGCGATTATGCAAGGAGTTGCGGCAGTATTTATCGCAAATCTTTATAACATTCATTTAGGACCAACACAATATATTGGAATTATTTTGACAGCGGTATTAGCTTCAGTCGGTACGGCAGGAGTTCCAGGAGCTGGAATGTTAATGTTGTCACTTGTGTTAAAACAAGCTGGATTGCCGCTTGAAGGAATTGGAGTTGTAATTGGTGTCGATAGAATTATTGATATGTTTAGAACAGTTGTAAATATAACTGGAGATGCTGTTTGTACAATTGTTGTAGCAAAGAGTGAAAATGAAATTAGAGAAGTAAATAATAACGAGTTTTATGACTGA
- a CDS encoding type II toxin-antitoxin system RelE family toxin, whose product MKYKVIIREKAEKQLNKLDNSIKLKIMRYIKQNLNETDNPKKFGKALRYNLKGFWRYQVENYRIIAKIEESELFILVVQINKRDKIYI is encoded by the coding sequence ATGAAATATAAAGTCATTATTAGAGAAAAAGCAGAAAAACAACTGAATAAACTAGATAACTCAATAAAACTAAAAATCATGCGATATATCAAGCAAAATCTTAACGAAACAGATAATCCAAAAAAGTTTGGAAAAGCATTGAGATATAATCTAAAAGGATTTTGGAGATATCAAGTTGAAAATTATAGGATTATTGCAAAAATTGAAGAAAGTGAACTATTTATTTTGGTTGTTCAAATAAATAAAAGGGATAAAATTTATATTTAG
- the relB gene encoding type II toxin-antitoxin system RelB family antitoxin, producing MITVSINANPDIENKINNYVKENNINLNQVMLDLILEKIEDEEDYKLAVEAYEEYKTNKEKAISFDDLVKKMGLEDEI from the coding sequence ATGATAACCGTTTCTATAAATGCTAATCCTGACATAGAGAACAAAATAAATAACTATGTTAAGGAAAATAATATCAATTTAAACCAAGTAATGTTAGATTTAATTCTTGAAAAAATTGAAGATGAAGAAGACTATAAATTGGCTGTTGAGGCTTATGAAGAATATAAGACAAACAAGGAAAAAGCAATCTCATTTGACGATTTAGTAAAAAAAATGGGCTTGGAAGATGAAATATAA
- a CDS encoding methylated-DNA--[protein]-cysteine S-methyltransferase, with the protein MKKNIYFYETNTPIGKIGIATTENDSHITDLIWESDFEDFKKHNDFKICETELIKQAKKQLFEYFERKRKNFDLPFLEEGTPFQISVWSALEKIPYGETRSYKDIAIAINNLKAVRAVGMANNRNKISIFIPCHRVIGADGKLVGYGGGLHIKRFLLELEGVQIK; encoded by the coding sequence ATGAAAAAAAATATCTACTTTTATGAGACAAATACTCCAATTGGAAAAATTGGAATTGCTACGACGGAAAATGACTCTCATATCACAGATTTAATTTGGGAATCAGATTTTGAAGATTTTAAAAAACATAATGATTTTAAAATTTGTGAAACTGAACTGATTAAACAAGCGAAAAAACAACTTTTTGAATATTTTGAAAGAAAACGAAAAAATTTTGATTTGCCATTTTTGGAAGAAGGAACACCATTTCAAATTTCTGTTTGGAGTGCTCTTGAAAAAATTCCTTATGGCGAAACTCGTTCTTACAAAGACATCGCAATCGCAATCAATAATCTAAAAGCTGTCCGTGCAGTTGGAATGGCGAATAATCGAAATAAAATTTCAATTTTTATTCCATGTCATCGTGTGATTGGTGCCGATGGGAAATTGGTTGGTTATGGCGGGGGACTTCATATTAAGCGATTTTTGTTGGAATTGGAAGGAGTTCAAATAAAATAA
- a CDS encoding AAA family ATPase: MRNRKKKKLPIGISDFKEIIENNYYYFDKTKFIENILEDGSKVKLFTRPRRFGKTLNISMLKYFFDIKNKDENKKLFENLEISKSEYFEKQGNFFVISISFKNYDAENWESGFNMIKNEIKLLYNEFYLIRDDLNQSDLADFDAIWLKKDNADWINSLFNLTRYLYELSGKKVVVLIDEYDQPIIDSYIKGNYEKCIAFFKAFYGKVLKDNNYLEMGILTGILRVAKENVFSGLNNLEVHTILDDEFTEYFGIMENEVEKSLEDFDLEYELNDVQKWYNGYLFGEKKVYNPWSIINFLKNGKLKPYWVNTSENGFIKLYLQKMKKEIFDDFSKLLNKEEIFEIINDSMTFGNLEANFEKNIWNLFFHSGYLTLSRKYNENSEETYLKIPNEEILKMFSNMFVEVYFGNSNNFSKLTNALKNGNIENFKIELNKILLENTSIFDVSGIYKEQFYHGLILGLILKLKSEYEISSNNFSGKGRYDLLLKPKNIFERKEGIIIELKAINIDNLKLDSEKIHEKLLSECEVALNQIEEKEYTSILKNAGIDNILKIGIAFFGKEFEIKFKRE; this comes from the coding sequence ATGAGAAATCGCAAAAAAAAGAAATTACCAATTGGAATATCTGATTTTAAAGAAATTATCGAAAATAACTACTACTATTTCGATAAAACAAAATTTATAGAAAACATTTTAGAAGATGGCTCAAAAGTTAAATTATTTACTCGTCCGAGAAGATTTGGAAAAACCTTAAATATTTCGATGTTAAAGTACTTTTTTGACATTAAAAATAAAGACGAAAACAAAAAATTATTTGAAAATTTAGAAATTTCTAAAAGTGAATATTTTGAAAAACAGGGGAATTTCTTTGTAATCTCTATTTCTTTTAAAAATTATGATGCAGAAAACTGGGAAAGTGGATTTAACATGATTAAAAATGAAATAAAATTGCTGTATAACGAATTTTATTTGATAAGAGATGATTTAAATCAAAGTGACTTGGCAGATTTTGACGCTATTTGGCTGAAAAAAGATAATGCTGACTGGATTAATTCCTTATTTAATTTGACTAGATATTTGTACGAACTTTCTGGAAAAAAAGTTGTTGTTTTAATAGATGAATACGACCAGCCAATAATTGATTCCTATATAAAAGGAAATTATGAGAAATGTATTGCGTTTTTTAAAGCATTTTATGGAAAAGTTTTGAAAGATAATAATTATTTGGAAATGGGAATTTTAACTGGAATATTACGGGTTGCAAAGGAAAATGTCTTTTCGGGATTGAATAATTTGGAAGTTCACACAATTTTAGATGATGAATTTACAGAATACTTTGGGATTATGGAAAATGAAGTTGAAAAATCTCTTGAAGATTTTGACTTAGAATATGAATTAAATGATGTTCAAAAATGGTACAATGGGTATTTATTTGGCGAAAAAAAAGTTTATAATCCTTGGTCGATTATTAATTTTTTAAAAAACGGAAAATTAAAGCCTTATTGGGTAAATACAAGTGAGAATGGATTTATAAAACTATATTTACAAAAAATGAAAAAAGAAATTTTTGATGATTTTTCAAAACTTTTGAATAAAGAAGAAATTTTTGAAATAATTAACGATAGCATGACTTTTGGAAATTTAGAAGCTAATTTTGAGAAAAATATTTGGAATCTCTTTTTCCATAGCGGTTATTTAACATTATCCAGAAAATATAATGAAAATAGTGAAGAAACATATTTAAAAATTCCAAATGAAGAAATTTTAAAAATGTTCTCAAATATGTTTGTTGAAGTATATTTTGGAAATTCTAATAATTTTTCAAAATTAACTAATGCATTAAAAAATGGAAATATAGAAAATTTTAAAATTGAATTGAATAAAATTTTGTTAGAAAATACAAGTATTTTTGATGTATCTGGAATCTATAAAGAGCAATTTTATCATGGATTAATACTCGGATTAATTTTAAAATTAAAAAGTGAGTATGAAATTTCATCAAATAATTTTTCAGGAAAAGGTCGATATGATTTACTTTTGAAACCTAAAAATATTTTTGAAAGAAAAGAAGGAATTATCATTGAATTAAAAGCAATAAATATAGATAATTTGAAATTAGATTCAGAAAAGATTCACGAAAAATTGTTAAGTGAATGTGAAGTTGCACTAAATCAAATTGAAGAAAAAGAGTATACTTCAATTTTGAAAAATGCTGGAATTGACAATATTTTAAAAATTGGAATTGCGTTTTTTGGAAAAGAATTTGAAATAAAATTTAAAAGAGAATAA